A single Cryptococcus neoformans var. grubii H99 chromosome 7, complete sequence DNA region contains:
- a CDS encoding carnitine O-acetyltransferase has protein sequence MTTIPQIPSDTTTTKPHINPNPNPPPRPPDLPRLPIPPLEDTCARYLRALEALQSPKEHAKTKQVVKEFLEGGEGALWQEKLEEYAKDKESYIEEFWYESYLSHSDSVVLSLNPFFVLSSDVTPRSNPQLSRAAALITSTLFFIHDLRNGLLQPDAVRGIPLDMSQYERLFGTCRVPTDTGCRMEVHGNGRHMVVLRRGQFYWFDCLDSKNRPLLTDREILHNLDAIVKDADKISTHEIAKDSVGILTTESRKIWSGLRSDLINSNKLNKSCLEVVESALFIVCLDDAGPEDMAELCSNFLCGGYKLEGGVQVGTCTNRWYDKLQIIVCSNGEAGINFEHTGVDGHTVLRYAADVYTELVLLYAKTINPSTPSLFQAKLSPFARSAKGPPPTPEDEIDTTPKKLEWKLTPDLRAGIRFAETRISDLICQNDSQALEFKGYGGTFIKRHGFSPDAFVQMAFQAAYYGLYGRVESTYEPAMTKSFLHGRTEAIRTVQPESVAFVKTFCSETATPQEKIAALHKACKRHTQLTKECSQGLGQDRHMYALHCLARKEVMAYEAAHPKSTLSPRVALRRASLASTTNGDLPNGNADGNGNSNGLMSPPKPYSPEIDLDRPTIPAIFTDPGYNLLGTSVLSTSNCGNPALRLFGFGPVTPEGYGIGYIIKDEGISVCMSSKHLQTRRLLHTLKAYLLETQRILIQMWKEANERPVTSFMDHFGILRDARTGKPISMEVEEEEGKEVGEEVLGGFGFFDVGAQNQMPQSRRRKTLVGKTLSIAEY, from the exons ATGACAACAATCCCTCAGATCCCCTCCGACACAACAACTACCAAACCGCACATAAACCCAAACCCGAACCCGCCTCCGCGGCCGCCGGACCTCCCAAGGCTGCCCATCCCGCCACTCGAAGACACCTGCGCGAGATATCTCAGAGCACTCGAAGCTCTCCAAAGCCCTAAAGAGCATGCCAAGACAAAACAGGTTGTTAAAGAGTTTCTcgagggtggagaaggggCGCTGTGGCAGGAGAAGCTGGAGGAGTATGCGAAAGACAAGGAGAGTTATATCGAAGAGTTTTGGT ATGAAAGCTATCTTTCGCATTCGGACTCTGTCGTCCTCAGCTTGAaccccttcttcgtcctgTC TTCAGATGTCACTCCTCGGTCAAACCCTCAGCTCTCGCGAGCGGCCGCACTCATAACTTCCACTTTGTTCTTCATCCACGATCTTCGTAACGGATTACTCCAGCCAGATGCTGTTAGAGGAATTCCTTTGGATATGAGTCAGTACGAGAGATTATTCGGTACATGTCGGGTTCCCACAGAT ACTGGATGTAGGATGGAGGTCCATGGAAACGGAAGACATATGGTCGTTTTGAGACGCGGACAGTTCT ACTGGTTTGACTGTCTCGACTCCAAGAACAGACCTCTCCTCACTGACCGCGAGATCCTTCACAACTTGGATGCTATTGTCAAGGACGCGGACAAGATTTCTACACATGAA ATTGCCAAAGACTCTGTTGGCATTCTGACCACGGAGTCTCGAAAAATTTGGTCCGGTCTCAGATCTGATTTGATCAACTCCAACAAACTCAACAAGTCTTGCCTCGAAGTTGTCGAGTCTGCGCTTTTTATCGTCTGCTTGGATGATGCAGGACCTGAAGATATGGCTGAGCTTTGCTCAAACTTTTTATGTGGAGGTTATAAGCTTGAAGGAGGGGTGCAGGTGGGAACTTGCACTAACAGATGGTACGACAAG CTACAAATCATCGTCTGCTCCAATGGTGAAGCAGGTATCAACTTTGAACATACCGGCGTCGACGGCCACACAGTTCTCCGATATGCTGCAGACGTCTATACCGAACTCGTCCTCCTATATGCCAAAACGATCAACccctccactccttccCTATTCCAAGCCAAATTGTCCCCCTTTGCACGCTCAGCAAAGGGTCCTCCACCTACTCCCGAAGATGAGATTGATACAACTCCTAAAAAGCTGGAGTGGAAGTTGACACCTGATTTGAGAGCTGGAATCAGGTTTGCAGAGACCAGGATTAGTGATTTGATCTGCCAGAATGATAGTCAGGCGCTAGAGTTTAAAGGCTATGGGGGAACGTTCATCAAAAGACATGGTTTTAGTCCAGATGCGTTTGTGCAGATGGCTTTCCAAGCAGCTTATTATGGACTTTACG GACGTGTGGAGAGTACTTATGAGCCCGCTATGACCAAGTCTTTCTTGCATGGTCGTACAGAGGCCATTCGAACCGTCCAGCCCGAGAGTGTTGCCTTCGTCAAG ACGTTCTGCTCTGAGACTGCAACACCTCAAGAAAAGATTGCTGCTTTGCATAAAGCTTGCAAACGTCATACCCAGCTTACGAAGGAATGCTCTCAAGGGTTAGGGCAGGATCG ACACATGTACGCACTTCATTGTCTCGCCCGAAAAGAAGTGATGGCCTACGAAGCTGCTCACCCGAAATCAACTCTCTCCCCACGGGTAGCATTACGCCGTGCGTCACTCGCTTCCACCACTAATGGCGACTTACCCAATGGGAACGCGGACGGTAACGGTAACAGTAACGGGCTTATGAGTCCACCCAAGCCATATTCTCCCGAAATCGACCTGGATCGTCCGACTATCCCTGCCATTTTCACAGACCCAGGGTATAACCTTCTCGGGACAAGTGTGTTGAGTACGTCGAATTGTGGTAATCCTGCCTTGAGACTGTTTGGATTTGGACCAGTGACACCTGAGGGTTATGGTATTG GCTATATTATCAAGGACGAAGGGATATCAGTCTGCATGTCATCCAAACACCTTCAAACGCGACGCCTGCTCCATACCCTCAAAGCATATCTCCTCGAAACCCAGCGTATACTCATCCAGATGTGGAAAGAAGCCAATGAACGACCTGTTACCTCGTTCATGGACCATTTCGGTATTTTGCGCGATGCAAGGACAGGCAAGCCCATCAGcatggaagtggaggaagaggaagggaaggaagtcGGAGAAGAGGTTTTAGGCGGGTTTGGGTTCTTTGATGTCGGAGCGCAGAACCAAATGCCTCagtcgagaagaaggaagacgtTGGTGGGGAAGACGCTTAGTATTGCAGAGTATTAA
- a CDS encoding CAMK/CAMKL/AMPK protein kinase, whose protein sequence is MASRPAPQAPTHYSRHRPQSITGNNAPQSRTKPRIGQYIVERTLGTGSFGKVKLATHAVTGHQVALKLINRSKITTPDMNARVKREIQYLKVLRHPHIIKLYEVITTPTDVIMVMEYAGEELFNYIVQKGKHGMTEDEARRFFQQMIGAIEYCHKHHIVHRDLKPENLFLDSRRNIKIGDFGLSNLMTDGDFLKTSCGSPNYAAPEVISGKLYSGPEIDVWSAGVIMFVLLCGKLPFDDEHIPTLFKKIENGVFHIPSHVSEPARHLLKRMLEVDPLKRCTIAEIRQMPFFQENLPRYLQPLPELADMERYPSLTMDDMTTLLLINEGQADPKKVAEDKGLVFTEDLGVIDPDIVEELLEKITTYSEGMIWEALKMPGDNQVKVAYQLVRDHRRILKDSNAYEDEDSSAMEEFMASSPPAWNADIPPPIDVQQNGADEYPDLEDVDLEIQDIPNAHFDVLDSSLPGWMTPPSSSTSAMSTPTTTHPTSVQNSANPSFSSVISDSTASGSTAEEAARALLSPAPSSASQSVTSFSSPTPQPQPQRRLDKSMTKPKWHFGIRSRSPPMEVMLEIYRTLNVLGMQWRLKDIPLPDIGGAPPGGYSEEVELVLEDLKEKNGERPVMGKKPPSKKDAMAQEKLAQGLYHVETRARYGDVMVRMDLQLYRVDDQHYLVDFRNLGYYMVSEKDMSLPDVSRQGHSHEEGASNAGGSVPSATSATTAGAKEAGIGGVSGPFHFLEMACQLIAELASG, encoded by the exons ATGGCTTCAAGACCAGCACCCCAAGCACCGACACACTACTCACGCCACCGTCCCCAAAGCATCACCGGCAACAATGCACCACAGTCTCGCACAAAGCCGCGGATTGGCCAGTATATCGTCGAGCGCACGCTTGGTACTGGCTCGTTCGGCAAAGTAAAAT TGGCGACACATGCTGTGACGGGCCATCAAGTCGCTCTTAAGCTCATCAACCGCTCCAAGATAACGACGCCCGATATGAACGCCCGAGTCAAGAGAGAGATCCAATACCTCAAAGTGCTCAGACATCCTCATATCATTAAACT TTACGAAGTAATCACCACCCCTACAGATGTCATCATGGTCATGGAATACGCTGGCGAGGAGCTCTTCAACTATATCGTCCAGAAAGGCAAGCATGGA AtgacagaagatgaagctcGAAGGTTCTTTCAGCAAATGATCGGTGCTATCGAATACTGTCACAAGCACCATATCGTGCATCGTGATCTGAAACCTGAAAA CCTATTTCTTGATTCTCGACGGAATATCAAGATCGGTGATTTCGGTCTGTCCAATTTGATGACAGATGGTGACTTCCTCAAGACATCTTGTGGTAGTCCAAACTATGCAGCACCGGAAGTCATCTCTGGAAA GCTGTACTCTGGGCCGGAGATTGATGTTTGGAGTGCGGGAGTGATCATGTTTGTGTTATTATGCGGCAAGCTTCCATTTGACGATGAGCATATCCCTACACTCTTCAAAAAGATTGAAA ATGGCGTTTTCCACATCCCTTCGCACGTCTCTGAGCCTGCTCGACACCTGCTCAAACGAATGCTCGAAGTCGATCCTCTCAAACGATGCACCATTGCCGAAATCCGACAGatgcccttcttccaggAAAACCTCCCCCGTTACCTTCAACCTTTACCCGAACTCGCCGATATGGAACGTTACCCCTCTTTAACCATGGACGATATGACGACATTGCTGTTGATCAATGAAGGTCAGGCGGATCCTAAAAAAGTCGCGGAGGATAAGGGTTTGGTATTTACAGAGGATTTGGGGGTGATTGATCCGGATATAGTGGAAGAGTTATTGGAAAAGATTACGACGTATTCAGAAGGGATGATTTGGGAGGCATTGAAGATGCCGGGGGATAATCAGGTGAAGGTTGCGTATCAGTTAGTTAGGGATCATAGAAGGATTCTTAAGGATT CGAACGCGtacgaggatgaggattcATCTGCGATGGAAGAGTTTatggcttcttcccctcctgCATGGAACGCCGACATCCCA CCGCCCATAGATGTACAGCAGAATGGCGCCGACGAATACCCTGATCTTGAGGATGTCGATCTTGAGATTCAAGACATTCCAAACGCCCATTTCGATGTGCTAGACAGTTCTCTTCCTGGATGGATGACGC ctccatcatcctcaacgTCCGCCATGTCCACACCCACAACCACGCACCCAACCTCTGTCCAAAATTCCGCCAACCCTTCATTTTCTAGCGTCATATCCGATTCCACCGCATCCGGTTCTACCGCAGAGGAGGCTGCGCGcgccctcctctcccccgcaccatcctctgcttctcaaAGCGTCACTTCGTTTAGTTCCCCCACGCCTCAACCGCAACCTCAAAGACGACTCGACAAGAGTATGACCAAACCTAAATGGCATTTCGGTATCCGTTCACGCTCACCTCCGATGGAGGTCATGCTCGAGATTTACAGGACGCTGAATGTACTCGGTATGCAGTGGCGTTTGAAAGATATCCCCTTACCGGATATTGGAGGGGCTCCCCCAGGAGGTTATTCTGAAGAGGTGGAATTGGTGTTGGAGgacttgaaggagaagaatggggaGAGACcggtgatggggaagaagccgCCTAGTAAGAAGGATGCAATGGCCCAGGAAAAGCTGGCACAGGGACTGTACCATGTAGAGACAAGGGCAAGATACGGCGATGTCATG GTTCGAATGGACCTCCAACTCTACAGAGTCGACGACCAGCATTACCTCGTAGACTTTAGAAATTTGGGATACTACATGGTTTCGGAAAAGGACATGTCCTTGCCGGATGTCTCGAGACAAGGGCACAGTCACGAAGAAGGAGCATCGAATGCTGGAGGTTCTGTGCCTTCTGCAACGAGTGCGACCACAGCGGGCGCGAAGGAGGCTGGGATCGGAGGTGTCTCTGGGCCATTCCACTTTTTGGAGATGGCTTGCCAGTTGATTGCAGAGCTCGCTAGTGGATAA